In Vigna angularis cultivar LongXiaoDou No.4 chromosome 8, ASM1680809v1, whole genome shotgun sequence, one DNA window encodes the following:
- the LOC108344516 gene encoding receptor-like protein kinase FERONIA: MMLLPFTASFILLFFLLHFSTHLKAYTPEEIFTINCGTTANSSNGQRTWTGDADTKYLSPQDTVSDMATTQSPSANQIPFSTARLSSSQFNYTFPVSPGPKFLRLFFYPADYSSFLRTHASFSVQSNQFTLLDAFNASLNADAQATDTIFREYVVNVKDGESLILTFTPSHPNSYAFINGIEVLSMPTDLYYTPLDDPGFTLVGHDTLFSVGSSTAMETVYRIKSGGQEISPQNDTGLFRNWASEERYFIKHNPKNDDLPGDMDGKMNITVNPDYLAPKELFRTARSMGTNATLNRMSNLTWEFPVDCGFTYVLRLYFCELDPNINDIGDRQFYVYIASQLAEARADAMKWSQKQKGLAVHRNYAVLIPNNGTQKKYNLSLQMHPYESGVDTRYSDAFLNGLEIFKTTVNNLAGPEPDPLQTPHNIIPGKTSSGNGKTRIFVVAGVGIGVVFISLVILFFVVSRHMRTTETNPKEYKSKLFTATQKASLPSDLCRHFSLGEIEAATNNFDDVFIVGVGGFGHVYKGYIDGGFTPVAIKRLKPGSQQGAHEFLNEIEMLSQLRHLHLVSLIGYCNEMNEMILVYDFMARGTLCINSLSNTLRDHLYNTDNPAILWKQRLQICIGAARGLHYLHTGGKHTIIHRDVKTTNILLDDKWVAKVSDFGLSRIGPTGTDKSHVSTHVKGSFGYIDPEYYKRFRLTEKSDVYSFGVVLFEILCGRPALIHSAETQQVSLSNWVRHCDQNGTIPEIVDPTLKKKIAPECLKTFCQIGMSCLLEDGTKRPSMKDVVAMLEFTLRLQESAEQHASEKGEEISADSFSTTDMYVTTTTTTSEDNNYSNNTVSSWTPFSEIMDPKPR; the protein is encoded by the exons ATGATGCTCCTCCCTTTCACCGCCTCCTTCATACTACTCTTCTTTCTTCTACACTTCTCTACACACCTCAAAGCCTATACCCCAGAGGAAATTTTCACCATCAATTGCGGCACCACCGCCAACTCCTCCAACGGTCAAAGAACGTGGACCGGCGACGCAGATACCAAGTACTTATCTCCCCAAGACACCGTTTCAGACATGGCAACAACACAGTCTCCTTCCGCCAATCAAATCCCTTTCTCCACTGCACGCTTGTCCAGTTCCCAATTCAATTACACCTTCCCAGTCTCCCCAGGCCCTAAATTCCTTCGCCTCTTCTTCTACCCTGCTGACTACTCTTCCTTTCTCCGCACCCACGCATCTTTCTCCGTTCAATCCAACCAATTCACTCTCCTCGACGCTTTCAACGCCTCTCTTAACGCTGACGCTCAAGCCACCGACACTATCTTCAGAGAATACGTCGTCAACGTCAAAGACGGTGAGAGTCTTATCCTTACCTTCACCCCCTCCCATCCAAACTCCTACGCTTTCATCAATGGAATCGAGGTGCTTTCCATGCCAACCGATTTATATTACACTCCACTAGATGACCCAGGATTCACTCTCGTGGGACATGATACGCTATTCAGTGTCGGAAGTAGCACTGCCATGGAAACAGTTTATCGTATTAAATCCGGAGGCCAGGAAATCTCACCACAAAACGACACCGGTTTGTTCAGGAATTGGGCTTCCGAAGAAcgttattttatcaaacacaatCCAAAGAATGATGATCTACCAGGTGACATGGATGGGAAAATGAACATAACCGTGAATCCCGATTACTTGGCACCAAAGGAACTGTTCAGAACAGCGCGTAGCATGGGCACAAACGCCACTCTGAACAGAATGAGCAACCTCACTTGGGAGTTCCCAGTTGATTGTGGCTTCACTTACGTTCTCAGACTCTACTTTTGCGAGCTTGATCCCAATATTAATGACATCGGTGACAGGCAGTTCTACGTTTACATAGCGAGTCAGTTGGCTGAAGCACGTGCAGATGCAATGAAATGGAGTCAGAAACAAAAAGGTTTAGCTGTGCATAGAAACTACGCCGTTTTAATTCCCAACAATGGTACTCAGAAAAAGTATAATCTCTCGCTTCAAATGCACCCTTACGAAAGCGGCGTGGATACGAGATACAGCGACGCCTTCCTCAACGGTCTCGAGATCTTCAAAACCACTGTAAACAACCTTGCTGGACCCGAGCCGGACCCCCTTCAGACTCCGCACAACATCATCCCCGGAAAGACAAGCAGCGgaaatggaaaaactagaattttTGTCGTCGCAGGGGTGGGAATCGGTGTCGTATTTATCTCTcttgtgattttattttttgttgtctCGAGACACATGAGAACCACTGAAACGAATCCCAAGGAATACAAATCCAAGTTGTTCACAGCCACACAGAAAGCTTCCCTGCCGTCCGATCTCTGCCGCCACTTCTCCCTTGGGGAGATCGAAGCCGCCACCAACAACTTCGACGACGTCTTCATCGTCGGCGTCGGAGGATTCGGTCACGTGTACAAGGGTTACATCGACGGCGGCTTCACCCCGGTAGCAATCAAGCGCCTGAAACCGGGTTCGCAGCAGGGTGCGCACGAATTCTTGAACGAGATCGAGATGCTATCGCAGCTCCGCCATCTTCATCTGGTCTCCCTAATCGGATACTGCAACGAGATGAACGAGATGATACTGGTCTACGACTTCATGGCGCGCGGCACCctat gcataaactcactttctaataccCTACGCGACCATCTCTACAACACGGACAACCCCGCTATCTTGTGGAAGCAGCGCTTGCAGATCTGTATCGGCGCGGCGCGAGGGCTGCACTATCTCCACACAGGCGGGAAGCACACGATCATCCACCGCGACGTGAAAACAACGAACATCCTGTTAGATGATAAGTGGGTGGCGAAGGTTTCGGACTTCGGGCTTTCAAGAATCGGGCCAACAGGCACGGACAAGTCCCACGTGAGTACCCATGTGAAGGGAAGCTTTGGCTACATAGATCCCGAGTACTACAAACGATTTCGTTTAACGGAAAAGTCTGATGTTTACTCTTTCGGGGTTGTGCTGTTTGAGATACTGTGTGGTCGTCCAGCTTTGATTCACAGTGCAGAGACGCAGCAGGTATCGCTTTCTAACTGGGTGAGACATTGTGACCAAAATGGGACCATACCAGAGATTGTGGACCCCACGTTGAAGAAGAAGATTGCACCGGAGTGCCTGAAAACGTTTTGTCAGATTGGAATGAGTTGTTTGTTGGAAGATGGGACGAAGAGGCCGTCCATGAAGGACGTGGTTGCGATGTTGGAGTTTACGCTGCGGCTACAAGAAAGTGCAGAGCAACACGCGTCTGAAAAAGGAGAGGAAATTAGTGCGGATAGCTTTTCTACTACTGACATGTATGTCACTACTACGACTACCACCAGTGAAGATAATAACTATAGTAATAATACGGTGTCGTCTTGGACTCCTTTCTCCGAAATTATGGATCCAAAGCCGCGTTGA
- the LOC108345673 gene encoding receptor-like protein kinase FERONIA, with amino-acid sequence MTIFTFTFLKLFFLLLLHFSTRLQAYTSEEVFTINCGTTGNSSDGQRTWTGDIDTKYLSSQDSTVSDKASTQSPSTNQVPFSTARLSRSQFNYSFPVSPGTKFLRLFFYPTDYPSFPRTHASFSVQSNRFTLLNDFNASLNADAQATDTIFKEYVVNVNDGERLILTFTSSHPNSYAFINGIEVLSMPTDLYYTPANDTGFTFIESSTLYSVGTSSALQTEYRIKAGGQEISPYNDSGLFRDWAAEERYFIKGNPKNDDLPADMDGKMNITVNPDYLAPKELFRTARSMGRNATLNRMSNLTWEFPVDCGFTYVIRLHFCELDPNINDIGGRKFCIYIASHFAETGADVMKWSQKQKGLAVHKNYAILIPKNDAQKKFNLSLQMHPYESSVDTRYSDAFLNGLEIFKISDSNNLAGPNPEPVQTPQNNVPSQNGKTSSRSTTIIGAIAGVVSGIVLISLIVFLVVFFRRKRTTKPKDYNKSKSSVTSKWGPLSFKTTKSTTTNSSLPSDLCRHFSLTEIKAATNNFDDVFIVGVGGFGHVYKGYIDGGFTPVAIKRLKPGSQQGAHEFLNEIEMLSQLRHLHLVSLIGYCNEMNEMILVYDFMARGTLRDHLYNTDNSVISWKQRLQICSGAARGLHYLHTGGKHTIIHRDVKTTNILLDDKWVAKVSDFGLSRIGPTGTDKSHVSTHVKGSFGYIDPEYYKRFRLTEKSDVYSFGVVLFEILCGRPALIHSAETQQVSLSNWVRHCDQNGTIPEIVDPTLKKKIAPECLKTFCQIGMSCLLEDGTKRPSMKDVVAMLEFTLRLQESAEQHASEKGEEISADSFSTTDMYVTTTTTTSEDNNYSNNTVSSWTPFSEIMDPKPR; translated from the coding sequence ATGACCATCTTCACTTTCACCTTCTTAAaactcttcttcctcctcctacTACACTTCTCCACACGCCTCCAAGCCTACACCTCAGAGGAAGTTTTCACCATCAATTGCGGCACCACCGGAAACTCCTCCGACGGTCAAAGAACCTGGACCGGCGACATCGACACAAAGTACTTATCTTCCCAAGACTCCACCGTTTCAGACAAGGCCTCAACACAATCTCCTTCAACCAATCAAGTCCCCTTCTCCACTGCACGATTGTCCCGTTCCCAATTCAATTACTCCTTCCCTGTCTCCCCAGGTACCAAATTCCTTCGCCTCTTCTTCTACCCTACAGACTACCCTTCATTTCCCCGCACCCACGCATCCTTCTCCGTTCAATCCAACCGATTTACTCTCCTTAACGATTTCAACGCCTCTCTTAACGCCGACGCTCAAGCCACGGACACTATCTTCAAGGAATACGTGGTCAACGTCAACGACGGTGAGAGGCTTATCCTCACCTTCACTTCCTCCCATCCAAACTCTTACGCTTTCATCAATGGAATCGAGGTACTTTCCATGCCAACCGATTTATATTACACACCAGCAAATGACACAGGCTTCACGTTCATCGAAAGTAGCACGCTGTACAGCGTTGGAACCAGCTCTGCTCTTCAGACTGAGTATAGAATCAAAGCCGGAGGACAAGAAATCTCGCCATATAACGACAGCGGTTTGTTCAGGGATTGGGCTGCCGAAGAACGTTACTTTATCAAAGGCAATCCAAAGAATGATGATCTACCAGCTGACATGGATGGGAAAATGAACATAACCGTGAATCCCGATTACTTGGCACCAAAGGAACTGTTCAGAACAGCGCGTAGCATGGGCAGAAACGCCACTCTGAACAGAATGAGCAACCTCACTTGGGAGTTCCCCGTTGATTGTGGCTTCACTTACGTTATCAGACTCCACTTTTGCGAGCTTGATCCCAATATTAATGACATCGGTGGCAGGAAGTTTTGCATTTACATTGCGAGTCATTTCGCTGAAACAGGTGCAGATGTAATGAAATGGAGTCAGAAACAAAAAGGTCTAGCTGTGCATAAAAACTATGCTATTTTGATTCCCAAGAATGATGCTCAGAAAAAGTTTAATCTCTCGCTTCAAATGCATCCTTACGAAAGCAGTGTGGATACGAGATACAGCGACGCCTTCCTGAACGGTCTCGAGATCTTCAAAATCAGTGATTCGAACAACCTAGCCGGACCCAACCCGGAACCGGTTCAGACTCCACAGAACAACGTTCCCAGCCAAAACGGAAAGACCAGCAGCAGAAGCACAACTATTATAGGCGCCATAGCAGGGGTGGTGTCAGGCATCGTTTTGATCTCGCTAATCGTTTTCCTTGTCGTGTTTTTCAGACGCAAGAGAACCACAAAGCCAAAAGATTACAACAAGTCAAAGTCTTCTGTGACTTCCAAGTGGGGTCCACTGTCCTTCAAAACGACCAAGTCAACCACCACGAATTCCTCTCTACCGTCCGATCTCTGCCGCCACTTCTCCCTGACGGAGATCAAAGCCGCCACCAACAACTTCGACGACGTTTTCATCGTCGGCGTCGGGGGATTCGGTCACGTGTACAAGGGTTACATCGACGGCGGTTTCACCCCGGTAGCAATCAAGCGCCTGAAACCGGGTTCGCAGCAGGGTGCGCACGAATTCTTGAACGAGATCGAGATGCTATCGCAGCTCCGCCATCTTCATCTGGTCTCCCTAATCGGATACTGCAACGAGATGAACGAGATGATACTGGTTTACGACTTCATGGCGCGCGGCACCCTACGCGACCATCTCTACAACACGGACAACTCCGTTATCTCGTGGAAGCAGCGCTTGCAGATCTGTAGCGGCGCGGCGCGAGGGCTGCACTATCTCCACACAGGCGGGAAGCACACGATCATCCACCGCGACGTGAAAACAACGAACATCTTGTTAGATGATAAGTGGGTGGCGAAGGTTTCGGACTTCGGGCTTTCAAGAATCGGGCCAACAGGCACGGACAAGTCCCACGTGAGTACCCATGTGAAGGGAAGCTTTGGCTACATAGATCCCGAGTACTACAAACGATTTCGTTTAACGGAAAAGTCTGATGTTTACTCTTTCGGGGTTGTGCTGTTTGAGATACTGTGTGGTCGTCCAGCTTTGATTCACAGTGCAGAGACGCAGCAGGTATCGCTTTCTAACTGGGTGAGACATTGTGACCAAAATGGGACCATACCAGAGATTGTGGACCCCACGTTGAAGAAGAAGATTGCACCGGAGTGCCTGAAAACGTTTTGTCAGATTGGAATGAGTTGTTTGTTGGAAGATGGGACGAAGAGGCCGTCCATGAAGGACGTGGTTGCGATGTTGGAGTTTACGCTGCGGCTACAAGAAAGTGCAGAGCAACACGCGTCTGAAAAAGGAGAGGAAATTAGTGCGGATAGCTTTTCTACTACTGACATGTATGTCACTACTACGACTACCACCAGTGAAGATAATAACTATAGTAATAATACGGTGTCGTCTTGGACTCCTTTCTCCGAAATTATGGATCCAAAGCCGCGTTGA